In one window of Pseudomonas sp. IAC-BECa141 DNA:
- a CDS encoding L,D-transpeptidase family protein has product MFKKYACYLSICLLAAPFVACAEEPLPGLPTLPPVPTQMPVEPQSPLQAALISLPQACPTIGTSLNGPALNQLRAFYQQQDWLPVWADGGQLPALHAQLQLLADDGLNPKRYPVALTAPQDGELCADIQISRYYLQALQDLHYGLLLQSHFEPLWHSDETPRDRQAELLAIAVPGVRNVAAAFDLARPQLAQYQNLRHLYAAQRLKALPQWTSVGNGPLLRPDMEDKRVPELARRLYSEGYLSSLVGTPDNAYHGVLVEAVKSFQANHSLQADGVVGPGTIAELNISPLTRREQLRVNLERFRWMAQDMEPDGLLVNVAAAELTLYQSGLPVWHTRTQVGRAERQTPLLKSRVTRLTLNPTWTVPPTIWKEDKLPEIRKDQTFLSRQNLQVLDANGQPLAAADIDWDNPGNILLRQDAGPRNPLGQMVIRFPNPFSVYLHDTPSKALFDKGPRAFSSGCVRVEHPMKLRDFLLSPAEKARTDTLLATGTTHEFRLSNPVPILMTYWTAQADDHGRVLYAPDIYSRDSALLAGLDRAH; this is encoded by the coding sequence TTGTTCAAAAAGTACGCATGCTACTTGAGCATTTGTTTGCTCGCTGCGCCGTTTGTCGCTTGTGCCGAAGAGCCGTTGCCGGGGCTCCCGACGCTACCGCCCGTACCGACGCAAATGCCTGTCGAGCCGCAGAGCCCGTTGCAGGCTGCGCTGATCAGCCTGCCGCAGGCGTGCCCGACGATCGGCACCAGCCTCAATGGTCCGGCGCTGAATCAATTGCGCGCGTTCTACCAGCAGCAGGACTGGCTGCCGGTGTGGGCCGATGGCGGGCAATTGCCGGCCTTGCATGCGCAATTGCAGCTGTTGGCCGACGATGGCCTGAACCCGAAACGCTATCCGGTGGCGCTCACCGCCCCGCAGGACGGCGAACTGTGCGCCGACATCCAGATCAGCCGTTACTACCTGCAAGCCCTGCAGGATCTGCATTATGGTCTCCTGTTGCAATCGCACTTCGAACCGCTGTGGCATTCCGACGAAACGCCACGCGACCGTCAGGCCGAATTGCTTGCCATCGCCGTTCCGGGCGTGCGCAACGTTGCGGCCGCCTTCGATCTGGCACGCCCGCAACTGGCGCAGTACCAGAACCTGCGTCATCTCTACGCCGCTCAACGCCTGAAAGCCTTGCCCCAATGGACATCGGTGGGCAACGGCCCGTTGCTGCGTCCGGACATGGAAGACAAACGCGTACCGGAACTGGCTCGGCGGCTGTACAGCGAAGGCTACCTGAGCAGCCTGGTCGGCACGCCGGACAACGCTTATCACGGCGTATTGGTCGAGGCGGTGAAGAGCTTTCAGGCCAACCATTCGTTGCAGGCCGACGGGGTGGTCGGGCCGGGGACGATTGCCGAGCTCAACATCAGTCCGCTGACCCGTCGCGAACAGTTGCGGGTCAACCTTGAACGTTTCCGCTGGATGGCCCAGGACATGGAGCCGGACGGTTTGCTGGTCAATGTCGCCGCTGCCGAACTGACGCTTTATCAGAGTGGCCTGCCGGTGTGGCACACCCGCACCCAGGTCGGGCGCGCCGAACGCCAGACCCCGCTGCTCAAATCCCGGGTCACGCGCCTGACCCTGAACCCGACCTGGACCGTGCCGCCGACCATCTGGAAGGAAGACAAACTGCCGGAAATCCGCAAGGACCAGACCTTCCTCAGCCGCCAGAATCTGCAAGTGCTCGACGCCAATGGCCAGCCGCTGGCCGCCGCCGACATCGACTGGGACAACCCCGGCAACATCCTCCTGCGTCAGGACGCCGGGCCGCGCAACCCGCTGGGGCAAATGGTCATTCGTTTCCCCAATCCGTTTTCGGTGTACCTGCACGACACGCCGAGCAAGGCGCTGTTCGACAAGGGGCCACGGGCGTTCAGTTCCGGCTGCGTGCGGGTCGAGCATCCGATGAAGCTGCGCGACTTCCTGCTCAGCCCGGCGGAGAAGGCGCGCACCGATACCTTGCTCGCTACCGGAACCACCCATGAATTCCGCCTGAGCAATCCGGTGCCGATCCTCATGACTTACTGGACGGCCCAGGCCGACGACCATGGTCGCGTGCTCTACGCACCGGACATCTACAGCCGGGACAGCGCGCTGCTGGCCGGGCTGGACCGGGCGCATTGA
- a CDS encoding MFS transporter, whose translation MHREPLNPSARWALTSLALSMLMPSLDTSIANAGLPTLAAAFDASFQQVQWIVLAYLLAVTTLIVSVGRLGDGFGRRRLLLIGIGIFTAASLACALAPSLAWLIGARAMQGLGAAIMFALTVALVADAVPKSRAGSAMGLLATMSATGTTLGPSLGGLLMAHVGWQSIFVINVPLGLLNAWLVYRYLPKDRIVRSGVAFDYPGTAVLMLTLAAYALAMTIEGLTPTLLLLSLLGVGLFILVEKRSKAPLIHLSLFTDTRISSSLALTLLVTTVMMTTLVVGPFYLSRGLGLSSTQVGLVLSIGPLLAAFSGVPAGRLVDRFGARRMVPGALLGLACGCGLLALLPMSFGVFAYVLPITVVALSYALFQAANNTGLMSGVAQDQRGVVSAMLGLSRNLGLITGAAAMGAVFALATDDPTQAPAAVIAGGLHMTFGVATALMFAALVLGAFTHLRLASPVPERTVQSR comes from the coding sequence ATGCACCGAGAACCCCTGAACCCCTCAGCCCGCTGGGCGCTGACCAGTCTGGCGCTGTCGATGTTGATGCCGTCACTCGACACCAGCATCGCCAACGCCGGACTGCCCACGCTGGCGGCAGCGTTCGATGCGTCCTTTCAGCAAGTGCAATGGATCGTGCTGGCCTATCTGCTGGCGGTCACCACGTTGATTGTCAGCGTCGGGCGACTGGGGGACGGCTTCGGGCGGCGACGCTTGCTGTTGATCGGTATCGGCATCTTTACCGCCGCCTCGCTGGCCTGCGCGCTGGCGCCGAGCCTCGCATGGCTGATCGGTGCGCGGGCGATGCAAGGCCTTGGCGCAGCGATCATGTTCGCGCTGACGGTGGCGCTGGTGGCCGATGCGGTGCCCAAGTCCCGGGCCGGCAGTGCGATGGGGTTGCTGGCCACGATGTCCGCCACCGGCACCACCCTCGGACCGTCGCTCGGTGGGCTGTTGATGGCGCATGTCGGCTGGCAGTCGATCTTCGTGATCAACGTACCGCTGGGCTTGCTCAACGCATGGTTGGTGTATCGCTATTTGCCGAAGGACCGGATCGTTCGCTCGGGAGTTGCATTTGATTATCCCGGCACCGCCGTACTGATGCTGACGCTGGCGGCCTATGCACTGGCGATGACGATTGAAGGCCTCACCCCGACGTTGCTGTTGCTCAGTCTGTTGGGCGTGGGGTTGTTCATCCTGGTCGAGAAGCGGAGCAAGGCGCCGCTGATTCACCTGTCATTGTTCACCGACACGCGAATCAGCAGCAGTCTGGCGCTGACGTTGCTGGTCACGACAGTGATGATGACCACGCTGGTGGTCGGGCCGTTTTACCTGAGCCGAGGGCTGGGTCTTTCCAGCACTCAGGTCGGTCTGGTGTTGTCGATCGGGCCGTTGCTGGCGGCGTTCAGCGGCGTACCGGCGGGGCGGCTGGTGGATCGTTTCGGGGCGCGGCGGATGGTGCCGGGTGCGTTGCTCGGACTGGCCTGCGGATGTGGTCTGTTGGCGCTGTTGCCGATGAGTTTCGGGGTGTTTGCCTATGTGCTGCCGATCACGGTGGTGGCGTTGAGTTATGCGCTGTTCCAGGCCGCCAACAACACCGGGTTGATGTCCGGGGTTGCTCAGGATCAGCGCGGCGTGGTCTCGGCCATGCTCGGACTGTCGCGCAATCTGGGCTTGATCACCGGGGCGGCAGCGATGGGCGCGGTGTTCGCCCTGGCCACGGATGATCCGACCCAGGCGCCGGCCGCGGTCATCGCGGGCGGCTTGCACATGACCTTCGGTGTGGCCACGGCGTTGATGTTCGCGGCGCTTGTCCTTGGCGCCTTCACACACTTGCGTCTCGCGTCTCCCGTGCCGGAAAGAACAGTTCAAAGCAGGTGA
- a CDS encoding murein L,D-transpeptidase catalytic domain family protein, with protein MLTFLRRLLLTATAIGVLTSPAFAAGTSSPVLYTSLAHAAPELNPQALKGALNAMQCAINNGAKQSRHLAIIDYSQPSTERRLWIFDLTRKKLVLRDLVAHGSNSGENFATRFSNREGSFQSSLGLFRTQESYQGTHGYSLRMDGLEPGINDMARDRAIVIHAADYVNPFWSKRTGRLGRSQGCPAVRPQVAKRVIDSLKNGQFMFSWYPDQQWLKSSPYLNCQPQQIASILSTHAS; from the coding sequence ATGTTGACGTTTTTGCGCCGACTTCTGCTGACTGCCACCGCCATTGGCGTGCTGACCAGTCCAGCCTTTGCCGCCGGCACCTCTTCGCCGGTTCTGTACACCAGCCTCGCGCACGCCGCTCCGGAACTCAATCCCCAGGCGCTCAAAGGTGCCTTGAACGCCATGCAATGTGCGATCAACAACGGCGCGAAGCAGTCCCGTCACCTGGCGATCATCGACTATTCGCAGCCGTCCACCGAGCGCCGGTTGTGGATCTTCGACCTGACCCGGAAAAAACTGGTGCTGCGTGATCTGGTCGCCCACGGCTCGAATTCCGGGGAAAACTTTGCCACCCGGTTTTCCAACCGTGAAGGCAGCTTTCAGTCCAGCCTCGGCCTGTTCCGTACCCAGGAAAGTTACCAGGGCACTCACGGTTACTCGCTGCGCATGGACGGTCTGGAGCCGGGCATCAACGACATGGCCCGCGACCGCGCCATCGTGATCCACGCCGCCGACTATGTGAACCCGTTCTGGAGCAAACGCACCGGTCGTCTGGGCCGCAGTCAGGGTTGTCCGGCCGTGCGACCGCAAGTCGCCAAACGGGTGATCGACAGTCTGAAGAATGGCCAATTCATGTTCTCCTGGTACCCGGATCAGCAGTGGCTGAAATCCTCGCCGTATCTCAACTGCCAGCCGCAACAGATCGCGAGCATTCTCAGCACCCACGCCAGCTGA
- a CDS encoding heavy metal sensor histidine kinase: protein MKIAGTYSLTLRLALVFAVLAFAALAGLGAALYNQLEEQLTRRDDIQLVSRIDQLRTILNDSNTLELIKTKPALFQNMLGNREALLTIGAPGQPPLFVVNPGDLTLPSVPAVPIDHVMALNDVQHLPSINGVPFSAVAASIDSGDQGNLQVLIAKVMSERTAMLANYRLSVYGLASLAAIALALVGCLLVYRGLLPLRRIARHAHGIGIANLGERLDRQGTPRELQPMIESFNAMLDRLDRGVAQLSQVSTDMAHELRTPINNLLGETQVALQQNRSVDAYQQLLASNVEELERLARMLDNMLFLARTDPASALSQRQELDACDEMQRIADYFEGLAADVGVTIEARGSGVIWAEPMLLRRALANLCANAIKYGAADSTLQVEAIAEADGSYLRVRNQGATIAPEHLSRLFERFYRVDPSRERSAQSNGLGLSIVATIMQLHQGRYSVSSADGVTCFELFFPARETRDASV, encoded by the coding sequence ATGAAAATCGCCGGCACGTATTCGCTGACGTTACGCCTGGCACTGGTCTTCGCGGTGCTCGCCTTCGCCGCGCTGGCGGGCCTCGGCGCGGCGCTGTACAACCAGCTCGAAGAGCAACTGACTCGCCGCGACGACATCCAGTTGGTCAGTCGCATCGATCAGTTACGCACCATCCTCAACGACAGCAACACGCTCGAGCTCATCAAGACCAAACCGGCGCTGTTCCAGAACATGCTGGGCAACCGCGAAGCGCTGCTGACCATCGGTGCACCGGGGCAACCGCCCCTGTTCGTGGTCAACCCCGGCGACCTGACACTGCCAAGCGTGCCCGCCGTACCGATCGACCATGTCATGGCGCTCAACGACGTGCAGCATCTGCCAAGCATCAACGGCGTGCCGTTCTCGGCAGTGGCGGCCAGTATCGACTCCGGCGACCAGGGCAATCTGCAGGTGCTCATCGCCAAAGTGATGAGCGAACGTACGGCGATGCTCGCCAATTACCGGCTCAGCGTGTACGGCCTCGCCTCACTGGCGGCGATTGCGCTGGCGCTGGTCGGTTGCCTGCTGGTGTATCGCGGCTTGCTGCCGTTGCGGCGGATTGCCCGGCATGCCCATGGGATCGGCATCGCCAACCTCGGCGAACGCCTCGACCGCCAAGGCACGCCCCGGGAATTGCAGCCAATGATCGAGTCTTTCAATGCGATGCTGGACCGGCTCGACCGAGGGGTTGCGCAACTCAGTCAGGTTTCCACCGACATGGCCCACGAACTGCGCACGCCGATCAACAACCTGCTCGGAGAAACCCAGGTCGCCCTGCAACAGAACCGCAGCGTGGACGCCTATCAGCAGTTGCTCGCCTCCAACGTCGAGGAACTCGAACGGCTGGCGCGGATGCTCGACAACATGCTGTTTCTCGCCCGCACCGACCCGGCCAGCGCGCTGAGCCAGCGTCAGGAGCTGGACGCCTGCGACGAGATGCAGCGCATCGCCGATTACTTCGAAGGCCTGGCCGCCGATGTCGGTGTCACCATCGAGGCCCGTGGCAGCGGCGTGATCTGGGCCGAGCCGATGCTGCTGCGTCGAGCCCTGGCCAATCTGTGCGCCAACGCGATCAAGTACGGCGCGGCGGACTCGACGTTGCAAGTCGAAGCCATCGCCGAAGCGGACGGCAGCTATCTGCGAGTGCGCAATCAGGGCGCGACCATTGCTCCCGAACACCTGTCGCGACTGTTCGAACGCTTCTACCGCGTCGATCCGTCCCGCGAACGCTCGGCCCAATCCAACGGACTGGGCCTGTCGATCGTGGCGACCATCATGCAGTTGCATCAGGGCCGCTACAGCGTCAGCAGCGCTGATGGCGTCACCTGCTTTGAACTGTTCTTTCCGGCACGGGAGACGCGAGACGCAAGTGTGTGA
- a CDS encoding DUF2790 domain-containing protein gives MQKILLTLALLAGLAAQAQADEEAFAYRYGMSLDIAEVVSITPVADICGVVPVEMTYLDSHGAKHILQYSEFGTGCSN, from the coding sequence ATGCAAAAAATTCTGTTGACCCTGGCCCTGCTCGCCGGCCTTGCCGCCCAGGCTCAGGCTGATGAAGAGGCCTTCGCCTACCGCTACGGCATGTCTCTGGACATCGCTGAAGTCGTGAGCATCACCCCGGTCGCCGACATCTGCGGCGTGGTGCCGGTCGAGATGACGTACCTCGACAGCCACGGCGCAAAACACATTCTTCAATACAGCGAATTCGGCACCGGCTGTTCGAACTGA
- a CDS encoding DoxX family protein has translation MTTALSSAVKGLHLNLDRAGQWLAPLTLRLFVAWEFFESGLEKFNGQNWFEDIQERFPFPFDHLPATLNWELSMWAELICALAILIGFGTRISAISLMVVTVVATAAVHWPADWSSLSELAQGYAITNKGFGNFKLPAIYLAALMPLVFAGAGKLSVDAWLARLFWKRASR, from the coding sequence ATGACCACAGCTCTCTCGTCGGCCGTCAAAGGCCTGCATTTGAACCTCGACCGCGCCGGCCAGTGGCTCGCACCGCTGACCTTGCGCCTGTTCGTCGCCTGGGAATTCTTCGAATCGGGGCTGGAGAAATTCAACGGCCAGAACTGGTTCGAAGACATTCAGGAGCGTTTCCCGTTTCCCTTCGATCACTTGCCGGCGACGCTGAACTGGGAGCTGTCGATGTGGGCCGAGCTGATCTGCGCCTTGGCGATCCTGATCGGATTCGGCACGCGGATTTCGGCGATTTCGCTGATGGTCGTGACCGTCGTCGCCACCGCAGCCGTGCACTGGCCGGCGGACTGGTCATCGTTGAGTGAACTGGCTCAGGGGTACGCGATCACCAACAAGGGCTTCGGCAACTTCAAGCTGCCGGCGATCTACCTCGCCGCATTAATGCCGCTGGTGTTTGCCGGGGCCGGCAAGTTGAGCGTGGATGCCTGGCTGGCGCGCTTGTTCTGGAAACGCGCCAGCCGCTGA
- the glsB gene encoding glutaminase B: MQALLNEILDAVRPLIGQGKVADYIPALGTVPANQLGIAVYGNDGEMYCAGDAETPFSVQSISKVFSLVQAIEHSGEAIWERLGHEPSGQPFNSLVQLEFERGRPRNPFINAGALVICDINQSRFAAPALSMRDFVRRLSGNPQVMVDGKVADSEYQHRARNAAMAYLMQSFGNFHNDVEAVLRSYFSHCALRMSCIDLARAFCFLANDGFCKHSGEQILSRRQTQQVNSIMATSGLYDEAGNFAYRVGLPGKSGVGGGIVAVVPGQFTVCVWSPELNTAGNSLAGMAALEMLSSRIGWSVF, translated from the coding sequence ATGCAAGCGCTGTTGAACGAGATCCTTGACGCTGTCCGGCCCCTGATCGGGCAGGGCAAGGTGGCTGACTACATTCCCGCCCTCGGCACCGTGCCGGCCAATCAACTGGGCATCGCCGTGTATGGCAACGACGGCGAGATGTATTGCGCCGGCGACGCCGAGACGCCGTTCTCGGTGCAGAGTATTTCCAAGGTGTTCAGCCTGGTGCAGGCCATCGAACATTCCGGCGAGGCAATCTGGGAACGCCTGGGCCACGAGCCGTCCGGCCAGCCGTTCAACTCGCTGGTGCAACTGGAGTTCGAACGCGGCCGTCCGCGTAATCCGTTCATCAATGCCGGGGCACTGGTGATCTGCGACATCAATCAGTCGCGCTTTGCCGCACCGGCCTTGTCGATGCGCGACTTCGTCCGGCGGCTGTCGGGCAACCCACAGGTGATGGTCGACGGCAAGGTCGCCGACTCCGAGTACCAGCACCGCGCGCGCAACGCGGCGATGGCGTATCTGATGCAATCCTTCGGCAATTTCCACAACGACGTTGAGGCGGTGCTGCGCAGCTACTTCAGCCATTGCGCGCTGCGCATGAGCTGTATCGACCTGGCTCGGGCGTTCTGCTTCCTGGCCAACGACGGCTTCTGCAAACACAGCGGCGAGCAGATTCTGAGCCGGCGCCAGACCCAGCAAGTCAACTCGATCATGGCCACCAGCGGCCTCTACGACGAGGCCGGTAACTTTGCCTATCGCGTTGGTCTGCCGGGCAAGAGCGGCGTCGGTGGCGGCATCGTCGCGGTGGTGCCGGGGCAGTTCACGGTGTGCGTGTGGTCGCCGGAACTGAACACGGCGGGCAACTCGCTGGCGGGGATGGCGGCGCTGGAAATGCTCAGTTCGCGGATTGGCTGGTCGGTGTTCTGA
- a CDS encoding heavy metal response regulator transcription factor, protein MNILVVEDEPKAGNYLLNGLQELGYSVSLARDGADGLHLALEFDFDVIVLDVMMPKMDGWEVLRRLRKEADTPVLFLTARDDIADRVKGLELGADDYLIKPFSFAELVARLRTLTRRGPIHEEEHLQVADLQIDVLKRRVSRAGNRITLTNKEFALLQLFATHTGQVLSRSLIASRVWDMNFDSDTNVVDVAVRRLRAKIDDPFPLKLIHSVRGIGYRFDTQP, encoded by the coding sequence ATGAATATCCTTGTTGTCGAAGACGAACCCAAGGCCGGCAATTACTTGCTCAACGGCCTGCAGGAACTGGGCTACAGCGTGAGCCTGGCCCGGGACGGCGCCGACGGTCTGCACCTGGCGCTGGAGTTCGACTTCGACGTGATCGTGCTGGACGTGATGATGCCGAAAATGGATGGCTGGGAAGTCCTGCGCCGGCTGCGCAAGGAAGCCGACACGCCGGTGCTGTTCCTGACCGCCCGCGACGACATCGCCGACCGGGTCAAAGGCCTGGAACTGGGCGCTGACGATTACCTGATCAAGCCGTTTTCCTTCGCCGAACTGGTGGCGCGCCTGCGCACCCTGACCCGACGCGGGCCGATCCATGAAGAAGAGCATTTGCAGGTGGCCGATCTGCAGATCGACGTACTCAAACGCCGAGTCAGCCGCGCCGGCAACCGGATCACCCTGACCAACAAGGAATTCGCCTTGCTGCAACTGTTCGCCACCCACACCGGGCAAGTGCTGTCGCGTTCGCTGATTGCCTCGCGGGTGTGGGACATGAATTTCGACAGCGACACCAATGTGGTCGATGTCGCCGTGCGCCGCCTGCGGGCGAAGATCGACGATCCGTTCCCGCTCAAGCTGATCCACAGCGTGCGCGGCATCGGCTACCGCTTCGATACCCAGCCATGA
- a CDS encoding carbonic anhydrase, whose amino-acid sequence MKNLIEGFLKFQNEAFPQRTELFKHLATTQTPGTLFITCSDSRVVPELLTQQEPGELFVIRNAGNIVPSYSPHPGGVSATVEYAVAVLGVTDIVICGHSDCGAMTAIAQCKCMDHLPAVSGWLQHAESAKVVNESRPHANDAAKLSSMVRENVIAQLANIQTHPSVRLAQEKGLLNLHGWVYDIETGSIDALSEDRRTFVSLAEPPSTCAVYGQAVDAA is encoded by the coding sequence ATGAAAAACCTGATCGAAGGCTTCCTGAAGTTCCAGAACGAAGCGTTTCCACAACGCACCGAACTGTTCAAACACCTCGCGACTACCCAAACCCCGGGCACGCTTTTCATCACTTGCTCCGACAGCCGCGTCGTCCCGGAACTGCTGACCCAGCAAGAACCCGGCGAGCTGTTCGTGATCCGCAACGCCGGCAATATCGTGCCCTCCTACAGCCCGCATCCGGGCGGGGTTTCGGCGACAGTGGAATACGCGGTGGCTGTGCTCGGCGTGACCGACATCGTGATCTGCGGCCACTCCGATTGCGGGGCCATGACCGCCATCGCCCAGTGCAAATGCATGGATCATCTGCCCGCCGTCAGCGGCTGGCTGCAACACGCCGAGTCGGCGAAAGTGGTCAACGAATCACGGCCACACGCCAATGACGCGGCCAAGCTGAGTTCAATGGTGCGGGAAAACGTGATCGCCCAACTGGCGAACATCCAGACTCACCCAAGCGTGCGCCTGGCCCAGGAGAAAGGCCTGCTGAATCTGCATGGCTGGGTCTACGACATCGAGACCGGCTCCATCGATGCCTTGAGCGAAGACCGCCGCACCTTCGTCTCACTGGCCGAGCCCCCGTCGACGTGTGCGGTCTACGGTCAGGCAGTCGATGCTGCTTGA
- the cynS gene encoding cyanase: MQSQAYNDSRIALTTRTLDAKAQKNLSWQDLADGTGLSLAYVTAALLGQHPLPKNAAEVVGDKLELSAEDVAALQIIPLRGSLDGVPTDPTIYRFHEMIQIYGTTLKALVHEQFGDGIISAINFKLDIKKVEDPEGGSRAVVTLDGKFLPLRPF, translated from the coding sequence ATGCAATCCCAAGCCTACAACGACAGCCGCATCGCCCTGACCACCCGCACCCTGGATGCCAAGGCACAGAAGAACCTCTCGTGGCAGGATCTGGCCGACGGCACCGGCCTGAGCCTGGCCTATGTCACCGCCGCCCTCCTCGGCCAGCACCCGCTGCCAAAAAACGCTGCCGAAGTGGTTGGCGACAAGCTTGAGCTGAGCGCCGAAGACGTCGCCGCCCTGCAAATCATCCCGCTGCGCGGCAGCCTCGACGGTGTGCCGACCGACCCGACCATCTACCGTTTCCACGAGATGATCCAGATCTACGGCACCACCCTCAAAGCCCTGGTTCACGAGCAGTTCGGCGACGGCATCATCAGCGCGATCAACTTCAAGCTCGACATCAAGAAAGTCGAAGACCCTGAAGGCGGTTCCCGCGCCGTGGTCACCCTCGACGGCAAGTTCCTTCCGCTGCGTCCGTTCTGA
- a CDS encoding aldehyde dehydrogenase family protein, with amino-acid sequence MSLALERLVAGTPIPFAGNRVTVVSPELAERFRPGDHLLVEQVSGELLLIPVVDQQAASVAIERAAAAFTALSSVSDEAISRFFDLFAQRLENPDAWALIEAANLADIERAKVRGRSTTRLLADERMRRDMIAGLRAWRDAPATRGKVISSVEHDGWKVEQVVSPLGIVAFVFEGRPNVFADAAGVLRTGNTAVLRIGSDALGTAQAIVTHALNPALADAGLPAGAVSLVESVNHAAGWAMFADRRLSLAVARGSGRAVSQLGSIAQQAGTAVSLHGTGGAWLIADRDADARRFAAVVRNSLDRKVCNTLNVCLIQRERAAELVPLFLDALQQAGAARGQGCKLHIVEGSESYLPSDWQNATVEVYRAEGYQTEALAEPLPRAQLGREWEWEETPETSLMIVDDLDQAIALFNRYSPQFTVSLISEDAAVQERFYSAVNAPFVGNGITRWVDGQYALNKPELGLSNWESGRLFARSAILSGDGVFTVRSRMTQIDLGVKR; translated from the coding sequence ATGTCTCTCGCGCTCGAACGTCTCGTCGCTGGCACGCCTATCCCTTTCGCCGGTAACCGCGTCACCGTGGTCAGCCCCGAACTGGCCGAGCGTTTCCGACCCGGCGATCACCTGTTGGTGGAGCAGGTGAGCGGCGAGCTGTTGCTGATTCCGGTGGTGGATCAGCAGGCCGCGTCGGTGGCGATCGAGCGTGCAGCGGCGGCGTTTACCGCGTTGTCCTCGGTGTCGGATGAGGCCATCAGCCGCTTCTTCGATCTGTTCGCCCAACGCCTGGAAAACCCGGACGCCTGGGCACTGATCGAAGCCGCCAACCTCGCCGACATCGAACGGGCCAAGGTTCGCGGTCGTTCCACCACCCGTTTGCTCGCCGACGAGCGTATGCGCCGCGACATGATCGCCGGCCTGCGTGCCTGGCGTGATGCGCCGGCCACCCGCGGCAAAGTCATCAGCAGCGTCGAGCATGACGGCTGGAAGGTCGAGCAGGTCGTGTCGCCGCTGGGCATCGTCGCGTTCGTGTTCGAGGGCCGGCCAAACGTCTTCGCCGACGCCGCTGGCGTACTGCGCACCGGCAACACGGCGGTGCTGCGCATTGGCAGCGATGCATTGGGCACCGCGCAAGCCATCGTTACCCATGCCTTGAATCCGGCGCTGGCCGATGCCGGTCTGCCGGCGGGTGCGGTGTCGCTGGTGGAGAGCGTCAACCACGCCGCCGGTTGGGCGATGTTCGCCGATCGGCGTCTGTCGCTGGCCGTGGCACGTGGTTCGGGCCGCGCGGTCAGTCAGCTGGGCAGCATCGCCCAGCAGGCCGGCACCGCCGTCAGCCTGCACGGCACTGGTGGCGCGTGGCTGATCGCCGATCGCGATGCCGACGCCAGGCGCTTTGCCGCGGTGGTGCGCAACTCGCTGGATCGCAAAGTCTGCAACACGCTGAACGTCTGCCTGATCCAGCGCGAGCGTGCTGCCGAACTGGTGCCGCTGTTCCTCGACGCCTTGCAGCAGGCCGGTGCTGCGCGTGGTCAGGGTTGCAAACTGCACATCGTCGAAGGCAGCGAAAGCTACCTGCCGAGCGACTGGCAGAACGCGACGGTCGAGGTCTATCGCGCCGAGGGTTACCAGACCGAAGCGCTGGCCGAACCGCTGCCGCGAGCGCAATTGGGCCGCGAGTGGGAATGGGAAGAAACCCCGGAAACCAGCCTGATGATCGTCGACGATCTGGATCAGGCCATCGCGCTGTTCAATCGCTACAGCCCGCAATTCACGGTGTCGTTGATCAGCGAAGATGCAGCGGTTCAGGAGCGCTTCTACAGCGCGGTCAACGCGCCGTTCGTGGGTAACGGGATCACCCGATGGGTCGATGGCCAATACGCGCTGAACAAGCCGGAACTGGGCCTTTCGAACTGGGAAAGCGGTCGTCTGTTTGCCCGCAGCGCGATTCTCTCCGGCGACGGTGTGTTCACCGTACGCAGCCGCATGACGCAAATCGATCTGGGCGTAAAACGCTGA
- a CDS encoding DUF2790 domain-containing protein, translating to MKTLILAFTALLATGSVFAAPAPDAAVIHDKTGFFVHLDVDKVISSTDISQACGVIPAQLKYLDHQGREHVLDYQVQGSGCTNDH from the coding sequence ATGAAAACCCTGATCCTCGCCTTCACCGCCCTCCTCGCCACCGGCTCCGTGTTCGCCGCGCCTGCACCGGACGCCGCCGTCATTCATGACAAAACCGGTTTCTTCGTGCACCTGGATGTCGACAAAGTCATCTCCAGCACCGATATTTCCCAGGCTTGCGGCGTGATCCCCGCGCAACTCAAATACCTCGACCATCAGGGCCGTGAACATGTGCTGGACTATCAAGTGCAGGGCAGCGGCTGCACCAACGACCATTGA